The proteins below are encoded in one region of Halocatena salina:
- a CDS encoding AbrB/MazE/SpoVT family DNA-binding domain-containing protein, with the protein MSETTLDSRGRLTLSKAIRERHGERYHIVELHDSIKLIPIADDPLSALREEFAGVEQSVDELREHARRDALDETGR; encoded by the coding sequence ATGTCGGAGACAACGCTCGATAGTCGCGGTCGGCTCACGCTTTCCAAAGCGATACGAGAGCGGCACGGGGAGCGTTACCACATCGTTGAGCTACACGATAGCATTAAACTCATTCCCATCGCGGACGATCCGCTCTCAGCACTCCGAGAGGAGTTCGCAGGCGTTGAGCAGTCGGTCGATGAACTCCGCGAACACGCGCGACGTGACGCGCTTGACGAGACTGGTAGGTGA
- a CDS encoding GNAT family N-acetyltransferase: MFPETIETDRLVLDRLTMEHLFECYEHASVDAPHIEEITRHLNWSPHRSLNETRTFIERQQEVWEDGEGATYVVYPQETEANAGEFGGTTGLGIDWKRRVGTLGLWLRKPLWGRGYSGERADALLELAFERLDLDLVTVSHHPDNDSSQRAIRKYVEAHGGRREGQLRNHLATQDGTVMDVVRYSIAQSEYRNH; the protein is encoded by the coding sequence ATGTTTCCGGAGACGATCGAGACCGATCGGCTGGTACTCGACCGGTTGACAATGGAACACCTGTTTGAGTGTTACGAGCACGCGTCTGTCGACGCCCCCCACATCGAGGAGATCACGCGACACCTCAACTGGTCGCCCCACCGGTCGCTGAACGAGACCCGAACGTTCATCGAGCGCCAACAGGAGGTGTGGGAGGACGGTGAGGGTGCAACGTACGTGGTGTATCCACAGGAGACCGAAGCCAACGCCGGTGAGTTCGGTGGAACGACGGGACTCGGAATCGACTGGAAACGGCGAGTGGGAACGCTTGGACTCTGGTTACGTAAGCCGCTGTGGGGTCGGGGCTACTCCGGTGAGCGGGCGGATGCGCTGCTAGAATTGGCGTTCGAGCGGCTGGATCTGGATCTCGTGACTGTCAGCCACCATCCAGACAACGACAGCTCCCAGCGCGCGATCCGAAAATACGTCGAGGCACACGGCGGTCGCCGTGAGGGACAACTCCGCAACCACCTCGCGACCCAAGACGGCACTGTTATGGACGTGGTGCGCTACAGCATCGCCCAGTCCGAGTACCGAAATCACTAG